In bacterium, a single genomic region encodes these proteins:
- a CDS encoding class I SAM-dependent methyltransferase codes for MDMDNPRFQEIFLEVYDDMPQFGPGSAGSLNKALARVPSLPEKPFIADLGAGNGIATFQLAEFFQGAQIKAIDNHKPFMDKFNQKVKELGLDHRLQGIAGDMLEPPLEIHSADMIICESAIYNVGFEKGMRAWRRFIKAEGLVVVSEVVWLTTDPPAEIKAMWDQEYPAITSIDRNLEMIELAGYACLNHFTLPRRDWWDEYYVPLQKRLAVLKDKYEKDEFALEVLGSFDHEVAMFEKYGDSYSYEYFICKQQ; via the coding sequence ATGGATATGGATAACCCAAGGTTTCAGGAAATTTTTTTGGAAGTATACGATGATATGCCGCAGTTTGGACCGGGCAGTGCCGGCAGTCTGAATAAAGCATTGGCTAGGGTGCCGAGTTTGCCGGAAAAACCGTTCATTGCTGATTTGGGTGCGGGTAATGGTATTGCAACCTTTCAGTTGGCTGAGTTTTTTCAAGGTGCTCAAATTAAAGCAATAGATAATCATAAGCCTTTTATGGATAAGTTTAATCAAAAAGTCAAAGAGTTGGGATTGGATCATCGGCTTCAGGGAATTGCCGGTGATATGCTTGAACCGCCATTGGAAATCCATAGTGCTGATATGATTATTTGCGAAAGCGCTATTTATAACGTCGGTTTTGAAAAAGGGATGCGCGCCTGGCGTCGGTTTATCAAAGCAGAGGGGTTGGTTGTTGTTTCTGAGGTTGTATGGCTTACCACTGATCCTCCGGCTGAAATAAAAGCAATGTGGGATCAGGAATATCCAGCCATTACCTCTATTGATCGCAATTTGGAAATGATTGAGCTGGCCGGTTATGCATGTCTCAATCATTTTACATTACCTCGTCGTGATTGGTGGGATGAATACTATGTGCCGCTGCAAAAGCGTCTTGCGGTGCTGAAGGATAAGTATGAAAAAGATGAATTTGCATTAGAAGTATTAGGTAGTTTTGACCATGAAGTTGCCATGTTTGAGAAATATGGTGATAGCTACAGTTACGAATATTTTATTTGTAAGCAGCAATGA
- a CDS encoding ATP-binding protein, which yields MYKRNVFRIALSRLNEQRKFIQVLAGPRQVGKTTVAQQVEKALKHPTRYASADEPTLQNQSWIEEQWEAARQLCDKRKQGAVLFLDEIQKMPGWSESVKRLWDEDSRKGIRLKLVLMGSSPWLIQKGLTESLAGRFEIIPVTHWSYAEMHAAFGWDLETYIYYGGYPGSAELIKEEGRWQRYIRDAIIETSISRDIMLLNPVQKPVLLRRMFQLGCEYSGKILTYQKMLGQLQDKGNTTTLAHYLEMLAGAGMITGLQKYAVQKVRQRNSSPKLQVLNNALISAQTGYTLESAKQNKEYWGQLVESAIGAHLLNSSKDLSCEVFYWREGDREVDFVLGRGKSATAIEVKSSTKKKILTGMDAFDKAFKPRRKILVGGEGIPLETFMLKPASEWL from the coding sequence ATGTATAAAAGAAATGTATTTCGCATCGCCCTGTCACGCCTGAACGAGCAAAGAAAATTTATTCAGGTTCTGGCAGGACCACGTCAAGTGGGAAAGACTACTGTGGCGCAGCAGGTTGAAAAAGCATTAAAGCACCCAACCCGATACGCATCGGCCGATGAGCCCACCTTGCAAAATCAATCATGGATTGAAGAACAATGGGAGGCAGCCCGGCAGCTGTGTGATAAGCGCAAACAAGGTGCGGTTTTATTTCTGGACGAAATTCAGAAAATGCCGGGGTGGTCGGAAAGTGTTAAGCGTCTGTGGGATGAAGACAGCCGTAAGGGAATCCGGTTAAAGCTGGTGCTTATGGGATCATCACCCTGGTTGATCCAAAAAGGTCTGACCGAGAGCTTGGCGGGACGTTTCGAAATAATTCCGGTTACCCATTGGAGTTATGCAGAAATGCACGCAGCTTTTGGTTGGGATCTGGAAACGTATATCTATTATGGGGGCTATCCGGGTTCTGCGGAATTGATCAAAGAAGAAGGCCGCTGGCAACGTTATATCCGGGATGCAATCATTGAAACCAGTATTTCGAGAGACATCATGCTATTAAATCCCGTACAGAAACCGGTTTTGTTGCGAAGGATGTTCCAATTGGGCTGCGAATATTCCGGGAAAATATTAACCTATCAAAAAATGCTGGGGCAATTGCAGGATAAAGGTAATACAACCACTCTGGCACATTATCTTGAAATGCTGGCCGGTGCAGGCATGATAACCGGGTTGCAAAAATATGCTGTGCAAAAGGTGAGGCAACGGAATTCGAGTCCGAAACTCCAGGTGTTGAACAATGCACTCATCAGTGCACAAACCGGCTATACTCTGGAAAGCGCAAAACAGAATAAAGAGTATTGGGGTCAACTGGTTGAGTCGGCAATCGGCGCTCATCTGCTCAATTCCTCAAAGGACTTATCGTGTGAAGTGTTTTATTGGCGGGAAGGGGACCGGGAAGTGGATTTTGTATTGGGGCGTGGGAAATCAGCAACTGCTATTGAGGTGAAGAGCAGTACAAAAAAAAAGATACTGACAGGGATGGATGCTTTTGACAAAGCATTCAAACCCCGACGTAAGATTCTCGTTGGAGGAGAGGGTATTCCACTGGAAACATTTATGCTCAAACCTGCGTCGGAGTGGTTATAA
- a CDS encoding Fic family protein — translation MFKPYYRTTDFFLSCIEKIDAVQVLDSEMKLKKQSFRDLPKELLVKHTRLAIAMGEQSSGSQQETALSGYGRCETENYKRALRWIMEHDDRYITEHDVLYLHRVLTLGLVENLKNGRYRKIHNRDHTGKKTKGYKPPSTSAIPKLTRALVDWAERKEACHAIVLSAVFHLQLILIQPFAVANGRLGRAMGLWILFRKNYNAKHVLALEDYFAADKEKYFMKIQQVKQADDDFTEWIDYIAQGVLESMGLS, via the coding sequence ATGTTCAAACCTTACTACCGTACGACAGACTTTTTTTTATCCTGTATCGAAAAAATTGACGCAGTTCAAGTACTGGATAGCGAAATGAAATTGAAAAAACAAAGTTTTCGAGATCTGCCCAAAGAGCTGTTGGTCAAACATACTCGCTTGGCAATCGCCATGGGCGAGCAGTCATCTGGTTCTCAGCAGGAGACTGCGTTGTCTGGATATGGCAGATGTGAGACGGAAAATTATAAACGCGCCTTGCGCTGGATCATGGAGCATGATGACAGATACATCACGGAACATGATGTGCTGTATTTACATCGTGTGCTGACTTTAGGATTGGTTGAAAATCTTAAAAATGGTCGTTATCGAAAAATTCACAATCGTGATCATACCGGAAAAAAAACAAAGGGTTATAAACCGCCGTCAACATCAGCGATTCCTAAATTAACCCGGGCTTTGGTAGACTGGGCCGAACGCAAAGAGGCTTGTCATGCAATTGTTCTGAGTGCGGTTTTTCATTTGCAATTAATACTGATTCAGCCGTTTGCGGTAGCCAACGGCAGGCTTGGCAGAGCCATGGGGTTATGGATATTGTTTCGGAAAAACTACAATGCCAAGCATGTACTTGCGTTGGAAGATTATTTCGCAGCTGATAAAGAAAAATATTTTATGAAAATCCAACAAGTCAAGCAAGCGGATGATGATTTTACGGAATGGATTGATTATATTGCGCAAGGGGTTCTTGAGTCAATGGGGCTGTCATAA
- a CDS encoding helix-turn-helix domain-containing protein — protein sequence MNNNGVDTDKREDPITDLISKFINNTNGNIFLTGRAGTGKTTFLRSIVETTHKKAIVAAPTGIAAINAGGVTLHSLFQLPFGAFIPEEVNQSSTSITTSLSTPKSLVSSYKMHKTKRLLLREMELLIIDEVSMLRADLLDAIDVVLRHVRRNKAKPFGGVQVLFIGDLFQLAPVVKEDEWQYLKPYYSGIYFFNAQVLTEFQPLVIELDKIYRQRDARFIQLLNNLRNNEITEEDSQLLNQHYFPDIEKKNEDGYILLTTHNRMVDAKNKKALEKISEPSFFYEAELAGEFNDYMYPIEANLELKKGARVMFVKNDYSGEQRYFNGKIGTISSLKKDEIEVGFLDGQVPVVVEPYTWENKKYTLARETNEIEEKVVGTFKHYPLKLAWAVTIHKSQGLTFDKAIIDVGKAFAPGQIYVALSRLTSLDGLILSSTIPRLGLNPDKSLAVFSQTKQDPSKLAGLFEEESKKYFNSFVLNAFDFSNMIQALSYHTITYNKDVRKSVKQKYKSWAIELLDRSRPLKKTGDAFQNQMQTIISGSKEYEHQLQDRLLAAIGYFEPLMQTLSDKVTSSIKELEGQKGIKAYLNELHDLDNLYYSQLQKMYKAESMIDAIVKNSSFSKETIKKPAMAETRQKEVVKERLKTKKSGKKKAEKGDTKEISYKLYQAGKTIEQIAEERSLVVSTIEGHMAHYVSEGLIDVKQLVEASKLQQIMDKVEELKTSKFQPLKTALGSEFTYGEIRLVVSSMMSKR from the coding sequence ATGAATAACAATGGTGTTGATACAGATAAAAGAGAAGATCCTATAACCGATCTTATATCAAAATTTATAAACAATACAAATGGTAATATTTTCCTCACAGGACGGGCAGGAACCGGAAAAACGACCTTTCTGAGAAGTATTGTAGAGACGACACATAAGAAAGCTATTGTTGCAGCGCCTACCGGTATTGCTGCTATCAATGCCGGCGGCGTAACACTTCACTCATTGTTTCAATTGCCCTTTGGCGCATTTATTCCAGAGGAAGTGAATCAGAGTTCAACCTCAATTACGACCTCGCTTAGCACACCCAAATCATTGGTAAGCTCCTATAAGATGCATAAAACCAAACGCCTTTTACTTAGAGAGATGGAATTACTTATTATTGATGAGGTAAGTATGCTGCGGGCAGATTTGCTCGATGCCATTGATGTTGTGTTAAGGCACGTAAGACGCAATAAGGCCAAGCCATTTGGAGGCGTGCAGGTACTGTTTATCGGCGATTTATTTCAGCTGGCACCAGTGGTTAAAGAGGACGAATGGCAATACCTTAAACCTTACTATTCAGGCATATACTTTTTTAACGCCCAGGTATTAACCGAATTTCAACCGCTCGTTATTGAATTAGATAAAATCTATAGGCAGCGTGATGCTCGGTTTATTCAATTGCTTAACAATTTGCGGAATAATGAGATTACAGAAGAGGATTCGCAGTTACTAAATCAACATTATTTTCCTGATATTGAGAAAAAGAACGAAGATGGCTACATATTGTTGACCACGCATAATCGGATGGTGGACGCTAAAAATAAGAAGGCACTTGAGAAAATTAGCGAACCTTCTTTTTTTTATGAGGCTGAGCTGGCAGGAGAGTTCAACGATTATATGTACCCCATAGAAGCCAACTTGGAGCTCAAAAAAGGCGCTCGCGTTATGTTTGTGAAAAATGATTATTCAGGTGAACAGCGTTATTTTAATGGCAAAATCGGCACCATAAGTTCGCTTAAAAAAGATGAAATCGAAGTTGGTTTTTTAGATGGTCAAGTTCCAGTAGTGGTAGAACCTTATACCTGGGAGAATAAGAAGTACACACTTGCCAGAGAAACCAATGAGATCGAGGAAAAAGTAGTAGGCACCTTTAAGCATTATCCTTTAAAACTAGCTTGGGCTGTTACCATTCATAAGAGCCAGGGATTAACCTTTGATAAAGCTATTATTGATGTTGGGAAGGCATTTGCACCTGGTCAAATTTATGTTGCGCTCTCACGACTGACGTCACTGGATGGTTTGATCCTTTCATCAACTATTCCTAGATTAGGATTAAATCCAGATAAATCACTGGCGGTTTTTTCTCAGACCAAACAAGATCCTTCTAAACTGGCGGGACTCTTTGAGGAAGAATCGAAAAAATATTTTAATAGCTTTGTTTTAAATGCTTTTGATTTTAGTAACATGATCCAAGCATTAAGCTATCACACCATAACTTATAATAAAGATGTGAGAAAATCAGTTAAACAGAAATACAAATCATGGGCCATCGAACTATTGGACCGGAGCAGACCCTTGAAAAAAACCGGCGATGCTTTTCAAAATCAGATGCAGACTATAATTAGTGGATCAAAAGAATACGAGCATCAATTACAAGATAGGTTACTGGCAGCGATAGGTTATTTTGAACCATTGATGCAAACCTTGTCTGATAAAGTGACTAGCAGCATAAAAGAATTGGAAGGTCAAAAGGGGATAAAAGCCTATTTAAACGAGCTGCATGATCTGGATAATCTTTATTACAGTCAATTACAAAAGATGTATAAGGCCGAATCTATGATTGATGCCATTGTTAAGAATAGTTCTTTCTCAAAAGAGACCATAAAAAAACCAGCCATGGCCGAAACGCGCCAAAAGGAAGTTGTCAAAGAAAGATTAAAAACTAAAAAAAGTGGTAAGAAAAAGGCTGAAAAAGGCGATACCAAAGAAATCAGTTATAAACTTTATCAAGCGGGCAAGACCATTGAGCAAATCGCCGAGGAGCGCTCTTTAGTAGTAAGTACTATCGAAGGACACATGGCCCATTATGTAAGTGAAGGTCTGATAGATGTCAAACAACTGGTGGAAGCGAGCAAACTTCAGCAAATTATGGATAAGGTAGAAGAACTAAAAACCAGCAAATTCCAGCCTTTGAAAACGGCATTGGGTAGTGAATTCACCTATGGTGAAATCCGATTAGTCGTTTCCAGTATGATGTCTAAGCGTTGA
- a CDS encoding helix-turn-helix domain-containing protein produces MLAVVKMLHTDFTVKGDIPSKLLDFLHHEYGKALHIHEEEAVPVKSTQWYQSMKKKVRPGDAVRIYRLNRGWTQEVLGKKIGVSKYRVSDYENHRRSISKELAKRLAKLFDEPLDRFV; encoded by the coding sequence ATGTTGGCAGTCGTGAAAATGCTCCATACTGATTTTACGGTCAAAGGGGACATCCCTTCAAAATTGCTGGATTTTCTCCACCATGAATACGGGAAAGCCTTGCATATTCATGAGGAAGAGGCGGTCCCGGTGAAGTCGACACAGTGGTATCAAAGCATGAAAAAAAAGGTCCGGCCCGGCGATGCGGTTCGTATCTATCGTCTGAATCGGGGCTGGACGCAGGAAGTGCTGGGAAAGAAAATCGGGGTTTCCAAATACAGGGTTTCCGATTATGAGAATCACCGCCGGTCGATAAGCAAGGAACTGGCAAAACGCCTCGCGAAGCTGTTTGATGAACCATTGGACAGGTTTGTGTGA
- a CDS encoding HEPN domain-containing protein produces the protein MKNDVLIWMDYARENLASAEILMEKELFNPCLQNIQQAIEKALKAVLVYKDLSVKKTHSIQELIGLLEKENIRLDISEEKIEFIDSIYLPSKYPLGSVLPNFEPAREECSQGLAIAMEIHDKVKSILA, from the coding sequence ATGAAAAATGATGTTCTTATTTGGATGGATTATGCTCGAGAAAATTTAGCGTCCGCTGAAATTTTAATGGAAAAAGAACTTTTCAATCCTTGCTTGCAAAATATTCAACAAGCGATCGAAAAAGCATTGAAAGCTGTTCTGGTTTACAAAGATCTGTCTGTCAAGAAAACGCATAGTATTCAGGAATTGATTGGTTTACTGGAAAAAGAAAATATTCGATTAGATATAAGTGAAGAAAAAATTGAATTTATTGATTCTATTTACCTGCCTTCGAAATATCCTCTTGGGAGTGTTTTGCCGAATTTTGAACCGGCGCGTGAAGAGTGCAGCCAAGGTTTGGCAATCGCCATGGAAATCCATGATAAGGTGAAATCTATTTTAGCTTGA
- a CDS encoding nucleotidyltransferase domain-containing protein: MTAQEKLNIKNELIDCLKYENEIQKIIIFGSFMHAEEPNDLDIAILQSSNEKYLSLAMKYRKKIRAISKRIPVDVIPFNSFQGSNSFFSQISSGEIIYEK; this comes from the coding sequence ATGACAGCGCAAGAGAAACTAAACATTAAAAATGAACTCATTGATTGCTTGAAATATGAAAATGAAATTCAGAAAATTATTATTTTTGGGTCATTTATGCATGCAGAGGAACCGAATGATTTAGATATTGCGATTTTGCAGAGCAGTAATGAGAAGTATTTATCATTGGCAATGAAGTATCGGAAAAAAATCCGGGCAATATCAAAACGTATACCTGTTGATGTGATTCCCTTTAATTCATTCCAAGGTTCGAATTCCTTTTTTTCTCAAATTTCATCCGGGGAAATAATTTATGAAAAATGA
- the nifJ gene encoding pyruvate:ferredoxin (flavodoxin) oxidoreductase → MSEKKMVTIDGNTAAAHVAYAFSEVAAIYPITPSSPMGESSDEWASQGRENVFGKKVDVIEMQSEAGAAGAVHGALSGGALTTTFTASQGLLLMIPNMHKIAGEMLATVFHVSARSLACQSLSIFGDHSDVMSVRNTGFAMTAATSIQETMDMSVVAHLATLKAQVPFLNFFDGFRTSHEVQKVEEISYDDIASLIEPEYIEQFRNRAMRPEAPIIKVSAQNPDVYFQGRETVNKYYDAIPAIVQEYMDKLAAVIGRQYHLFDYIGAPDAEKVIIAMGSGCDTIEHTVNYLVGKGEKVGAIKVRLYRPFSVKAFIDAVPTSCKKIAVLDRTKEPGAIGEPLFLDVVASLAGKDIKIIGGRYGLSSKEFTPSHVKAVFDHLEGKAFHNFTVGINDDVTNLSLEIKEKVRLAPEDVVNCMFWGLGADGTVGAAKNSIKIIGENTDKNAQAYFVYDSKKSGGVTVSHLRFGDSSVNMPWLIDEADFVACHNQAYIGKYDMLGPIKEGGTFILNSHIHATEAFEHLTQEMQEEIIDRKIKFYTIDALKIAEETGLGIRINTVMQAAFFKVSGILPEAEAIELIKKAIKKTFATKGDDIVKMNWASVDKAAEALEKVEIPASITKSFAAPELIPASAGDFARDVIEPVMRLQGDDIPVSKMSFDGTLPLGTAVLEKRGVAPVVASWVSENCIQCNQCVMACPHAAIRAKQIAPADLKNAPETFTILKSTTKNEKDLQFKIQVYTDDCQGCGVCVDVCPSKVKSLYMSPIETEREKGEQANYEFFDKLPHNVLDGTTPAQIKGAQFKTPLFEFSGACAGCGETPYVKLISQLYGDNMLASNATGCSSIYGGTFPTIPYCKTEDGRGPAWGNSLFEDNAEYGFGMRLAVDSNRTLLKINIDKLLALGTTKDLEVALKKNIELWEVKGEEAIVAQTATGLLLQPALRDATGEAKKILSKMTELKDYFTDKSVWIIGGDGWAYDIGFGGLDHVVASGKNVNILVLDTEVYSNTGGQASKATPIAAVAKFANAGMRFGKKNLGMMCMSYGYVYVASISMGANRMQTQKAIMEAEAYNGPSIIFAYSPCIAHGIDMSKSQLEQKRAVESGYWPLYRFNPTAEEGKRFTWESREPKLDFQEFIRGEKRFSSLKKTAPEEAEALFKECETDTKKRMEFYKKLGAIM, encoded by the coding sequence ATGTCTGAAAAAAAGATGGTTACAATTGATGGAAATACCGCGGCGGCGCATGTTGCTTATGCATTTAGCGAAGTGGCGGCAATCTATCCCATTACCCCCAGTTCGCCCATGGGTGAAAGTTCTGATGAATGGGCCAGCCAGGGCAGGGAAAATGTATTTGGCAAGAAAGTCGATGTCATCGAAATGCAGTCGGAAGCCGGGGCAGCCGGGGCAGTGCACGGCGCGTTGAGCGGCGGCGCGCTGACCACGACATTTACCGCCTCTCAGGGCTTGTTGCTCATGATTCCCAATATGCATAAAATCGCGGGTGAAATGCTCGCCACTGTATTTCATGTATCTGCCAGATCGCTGGCGTGTCAAAGTTTGTCGATTTTTGGGGACCATTCGGATGTTATGTCCGTCAGAAATACCGGGTTTGCCATGACAGCAGCAACCTCTATTCAGGAAACCATGGATATGTCCGTGGTCGCTCACTTGGCAACTTTAAAAGCGCAAGTGCCTTTTTTAAACTTTTTTGATGGTTTCAGAACATCGCATGAAGTCCAGAAAGTGGAAGAAATATCTTATGACGATATCGCGTCATTGATTGAACCGGAGTATATTGAACAATTTAGAAACAGAGCCATGCGGCCGGAAGCACCGATTATTAAGGTTTCCGCCCAGAACCCGGATGTTTATTTTCAGGGCCGCGAGACAGTCAATAAATACTATGATGCCATCCCTGCCATTGTTCAGGAGTATATGGACAAGCTGGCCGCGGTGATCGGCAGACAGTATCATCTTTTTGATTATATCGGTGCACCGGATGCAGAAAAAGTCATTATCGCGATGGGCAGCGGCTGCGATACCATTGAACACACCGTCAACTATCTGGTTGGCAAGGGTGAAAAAGTCGGGGCGATTAAAGTGAGGCTCTACCGGCCTTTTTCAGTCAAAGCGTTTATTGATGCCGTCCCAACCAGCTGCAAAAAAATCGCAGTACTGGATAGAACCAAAGAACCCGGCGCCATCGGTGAACCGCTGTTTCTGGATGTTGTCGCATCTTTGGCAGGCAAGGATATCAAGATCATCGGCGGCCGCTATGGTCTTTCCAGCAAAGAATTCACACCTTCTCATGTGAAGGCGGTTTTTGATCACCTGGAGGGTAAAGCTTTTCACAATTTCACTGTGGGCATCAATGATGATGTCACCAACCTTTCGCTGGAGATCAAAGAAAAAGTCCGTTTGGCACCTGAAGATGTGGTGAACTGCATGTTCTGGGGTCTGGGGGCGGATGGCACGGTTGGCGCTGCCAAAAACTCGATTAAAATTATTGGTGAAAATACCGATAAAAATGCACAGGCCTACTTTGTCTATGATTCCAAAAAATCAGGCGGTGTTACCGTATCCCATCTGAGATTTGGCGACAGCTCGGTCAACATGCCATGGCTGATTGATGAGGCTGACTTTGTGGCTTGTCACAATCAGGCTTATATTGGGAAATATGATATGCTGGGTCCGATTAAAGAGGGCGGGACATTTATTCTCAACTCTCACATCCATGCGACAGAAGCGTTTGAACATCTCACTCAAGAGATGCAGGAAGAAATTATTGACCGCAAGATCAAGTTTTATACCATTGATGCTCTGAAAATCGCGGAAGAAACCGGATTGGGCATCAGAATTAATACGGTTATGCAGGCAGCCTTTTTTAAAGTTTCCGGGATTCTTCCGGAAGCGGAAGCCATTGAGTTGATTAAAAAAGCGATCAAGAAGACCTTTGCCACCAAGGGTGATGATATTGTTAAAATGAACTGGGCCTCTGTTGATAAAGCGGCAGAAGCCTTGGAAAAAGTTGAGATTCCGGCAAGCATTACCAAATCATTTGCAGCTCCGGAACTGATTCCGGCATCAGCCGGCGATTTTGCCAGGGATGTGATTGAACCTGTCATGCGCCTGCAAGGGGATGATATCCCCGTATCCAAGATGTCTTTTGACGGCACACTGCCATTAGGAACAGCTGTTTTGGAAAAACGCGGTGTTGCCCCGGTGGTTGCGTCCTGGGTGTCGGAAAATTGTATTCAGTGCAACCAATGTGTGATGGCATGTCCGCATGCAGCGATCCGGGCGAAACAGATTGCGCCGGCTGATCTTAAAAATGCGCCGGAAACCTTTACCATCCTTAAATCAACCACTAAAAATGAAAAAGATTTGCAGTTTAAGATTCAGGTGTATACGGACGACTGTCAGGGTTGCGGTGTTTGTGTGGATGTCTGTCCCTCCAAAGTAAAATCGCTGTATATGAGTCCGATAGAAACCGAACGGGAAAAAGGCGAGCAAGCCAACTATGAGTTTTTTGATAAACTTCCGCATAATGTGCTGGATGGCACCACCCCGGCCCAAATCAAGGGTGCCCAGTTCAAAACTCCGTTGTTTGAATTCTCAGGTGCATGTGCCGGCTGCGGAGAAACGCCTTATGTCAAACTTATTTCTCAACTCTACGGCGACAATATGCTCGCTTCGAATGCGACCGGTTGCTCATCCATTTACGGCGGGACATTCCCGACCATTCCTTACTGTAAAACAGAGGATGGCAGAGGTCCGGCCTGGGGTAATTCACTGTTTGAGGATAACGCAGAGTATGGTTTTGGGATGAGACTGGCAGTCGACAGCAACCGGACATTGCTGAAAATCAATATCGACAAACTGCTGGCTTTGGGCACCACCAAAGATTTGGAAGTGGCGCTCAAGAAAAATATTGAACTGTGGGAAGTCAAAGGGGAAGAAGCTATTGTTGCCCAGACCGCGACCGGTCTGCTTTTGCAACCGGCCTTAAGAGATGCCACCGGTGAGGCAAAGAAAATTCTTTCCAAGATGACCGAACTCAAAGACTACTTTACCGACAAGAGTGTCTGGATCATTGGTGGTGACGGCTGGGCGTATGACATCGGCTTTGGCGGTCTGGACCATGTTGTTGCATCCGGTAAAAATGTCAATATCCTGGTTTTGGATACAGAAGTTTATTCCAATACAGGCGGTCAGGCTTCCAAAGCCACGCCGATAGCCGCAGTCGCGAAATTTGCCAATGCCGGGATGCGTTTTGGTAAAAAGAATCTGGGCATGATGTGCATGAGTTACGGTTATGTTTATGTTGCCTCCATTTCCATGGGTGCCAACCGCATGCAGACCCAGAAGGCGATCATGGAAGCCGAAGCCTACAATGGTCCTTCCATCATCTTTGCCTACAGTCCGTGTATCGCGCATGGTATCGATATGAGCAAATCGCAGCTGGAGCAAAAAAGAGCGGTTGAATCCGGTTATTGGCCTTTGTACCGCTTCAATCCCACTGCCGAAGAAGGCAAGCGGTTCACCTGGGAAAGCCGGGAACCCAAACTTGATTTCCAGGAATTCATCAGAGGGGAGAAACGGTTTTCTTCCCTCAAGAAAACCGCGCCCGAAGAAGCTGAAGCGCTTTTCAAAGAGTGTGAAACCGATACCAAGAAACGGATGGAATTCTACAAAAAACTCGGCGCGATCATGTAA
- the recR gene encoding recombination mediator RecR: MYTGALARMIDELGRMPGVGPKTAQRLAFHLLRQDRAAVERLAHTLVEAKDKIQYCATCFSLCEEEICSVCRHPRRDVSIICVVEEPNDVFALERTKAFQGKYHVLMGTLSPIEGIGPDDLKITELLKRLESNEVKEVVIATNPDVEGEATALYLAKLIKPLGVRVSRLASGLPAGGDLEYADDVTISQAISGRREL, encoded by the coding sequence CTGTATACCGGTGCGCTGGCACGTATGATTGATGAGCTGGGGCGGATGCCCGGTGTGGGTCCCAAGACCGCCCAGCGATTGGCATTTCATCTGCTTAGACAGGATCGCGCAGCAGTGGAGCGACTGGCCCATACGCTGGTGGAAGCCAAGGATAAAATTCAGTACTGTGCAACGTGTTTTTCACTGTGCGAAGAAGAAATCTGCAGTGTCTGCCGGCATCCCCGGCGGGATGTGTCGATTATTTGTGTGGTGGAAGAACCCAACGATGTTTTTGCCCTGGAGCGTACCAAGGCATTTCAGGGGAAATATCATGTTCTGATGGGGACCTTGTCTCCCATCGAAGGCATTGGGCCGGATGATCTCAAAATAACCGAGTTGCTCAAACGGCTTGAATCGAACGAGGTCAAAGAAGTTGTGATTGCCACCAATCCGGATGTTGAGGGCGAGGCCACGGCATTGTATCTGGCCAAATTGATTAAACCGCTCGGGGTGCGCGTCTCGCGCCTGGCCAGCGGTCTTCCGGCAGGCGGGGACCTGGAATATGCTGATGATGTCACAATCAGTCAGGCGATCAGCGGCAGGCGGGAATTGTAG
- a CDS encoding YbaB/EbfC family nucleoid-associated protein, whose protein sequence is MSFLDMAKQLKNMQGEMKKARTVLAAQTVIGKAGREDVVIELSGAMEVKNVKIKPDLIEKNDVSQLEKLVKEAMADSIHRAQKLASSQIGSMTGLGGKNPFGG, encoded by the coding sequence ATGAGTTTTCTGGATATGGCGAAGCAGTTAAAAAATATGCAGGGTGAAATGAAAAAGGCCCGCACCGTGCTGGCAGCTCAGACAGTGATTGGTAAGGCCGGCCGGGAGGATGTGGTGATTGAATTGAGCGGTGCCATGGAAGTTAAAAACGTAAAAATTAAGCCTGATCTGATTGAAAAAAATGATGTGTCCCAGTTGGAGAAATTGGTGAAAGAGGCGATGGCGGACAGTATTCATCGCGCGCAAAAACTGGCTTCCTCCCAGATCGGTTCGATGACCGGCTTGGGCGGCAAAAATCCTTTCGGCGGTTAA